Proteins co-encoded in one Brassica rapa cultivar Chiifu-401-42 chromosome A02, CAAS_Brap_v3.01, whole genome shotgun sequence genomic window:
- the LOC103852535 gene encoding uncharacterized protein LOC103852535 has translation MLAMESPRIHEGDAEEKSSCESGWTMYIEDTFHGNHHSEFVYEEYDDDGNHFRVKDVDDDSSENGSDDSMTSDASSWPSTQLPRKTKNHAAAKKSNNAKQVSHHTKSRAREKSTDQEEESEFKGKTRTIAASRVQSKGRVRKNK, from the coding sequence ATGTTGGCTATGGAGTCTCCAAGAATCCATGAAGGAGATGCTGAGGAAAAGAGTAGTTGTGAATCAGGATGGACTATGTACATAGAAGACACCTTCCATGGAAACCATCACTCTGAATTTGTCTATGAAGaatatgatgatgatggtaATCATTTTCGTGTAAAAGATGTCGATGATGATAGTAGTGAAAATGGGAGCGATGACTCGATGACTTCTGATGCATCTTCATGGCCTAGCACTCAGCTTCCAAGGAAGACAAAGAATCATGCAGCTGCAAAGAAGAGTAATAATGCCAAACAAGTCAGTCATCACACAAAGAGTAGAGCTCGTGAAAAATCCACCGACCAAGAAGAAGAATCTGAGTTCAAGGGTAAAACAAGAACCATTGCAGCTAGTCGTGTTCAAAGTAAAGGCAGGgtgagaaaaaacaaataa
- the LOC103852536 gene encoding uncharacterized protein LOC103852536: MAELKWMCLSFSVSLLLSLAVGSHDIDSRKWSVGNHFGYDGGFCLPGLCIRGAGGSRVNFGRGGRGRIRYNGNRDRTGFRDTMYCKPLTCLSGSCDALHLHLDKGLYESLVNKNAAKQLSTVDYNIPETFKHNNVNNNYDVQEAAMTPQSN, translated from the coding sequence ATGGCAGAACTCAAATGGATGTGTCTTTCCTTCTCAGTATCTCTTTTGCTGAGCTTAGCAGTTGGATCCCATGACATAGACTCTCGGAAATGGTCTGTTGGAAATCACTTTGGTTACGATGGGGGCTTTTGTCTTCCTGGTCTCTGCATTAGAGGAGCCGGTGGCAGCAGAGTCAATTTTGGCCGTGGTGGTCGCGGCAGAATTCGATACAATGGTAATAGGGACAGGACTGGTTTCAGAGACACCATGTACTGCAAACCGCTGACTTGCTTGTCTGGATCATGCGATGCACTCCATTTGCATTTAGACAAAGGGCTGTATGAATCTCTCGTAAACAAGAACGCAGCAAAACAACTATCAACTGTTGATTACAACATCCCCGAGACGTTCAAACACAATAACGTCAACAATAATTATGATGTGCAAGAAGCTGCAATGACACCACAATCTAACTAG